The Campylobacter sp. CN_NE2 genome contains a region encoding:
- a CDS encoding GDSL-type esterase/lipase family protein — translation MLIRFFSVAIFSLVLVGCVNLSKQIKVSDIKAINIVNFGSNQMPLMTNYSMNDYGFGIKFFGDSHFASDDTINSFRKNFFNQNSIGFVLPIMPRFQKSENLSYSQHGFTTINSRLEDFDDYPLCGVVAWAQNAGASMNLGLKQLSGEFEFEILHKGSVNGEILNVKDATNKEFIISQNMQNSWEYSKFSVKFPLIITTLQDDIYLGGYKIFKSQNAKFADSCALNGAFSHIHRKWSQDAFIRDFDELNYDLFVIAYGTNDAMDKDLDIAKFSKGLQELIDKLRISQPSARFLLISPPPSPKAVRVSDVRNAVMRLAQINRTMYFDLRDFIEANGGWSVWKASGLVKNDDIHFTKAGYEKIGEILANALKNRLGN, via the coding sequence ATGTTAATTAGATTTTTTTCTGTGGCGATTTTCTCGCTCGTTTTGGTGGGCTGTGTAAATTTAAGCAAACAGATAAAAGTCTCAGACATAAAAGCCATAAATATCGTAAATTTCGGCTCAAATCAAATGCCTTTGATGACAAATTATTCGATGAACGATTACGGCTTTGGGATTAAATTTTTCGGCGATTCGCATTTTGCCAGTGATGATACGATAAATTCGTTTCGCAAAAACTTTTTTAACCAAAACAGCATTGGCTTTGTTCTGCCTATTATGCCGAGATTTCAAAAAAGCGAGAATTTAAGCTACTCCCAGCACGGCTTTACGACTATAAATTCACGGCTTGAAGATTTTGATGATTATCCGCTTTGTGGCGTTGTGGCGTGGGCGCAAAATGCAGGTGCGAGTATGAATTTAGGACTAAAACAGCTTAGCGGTGAGTTTGAATTTGAAATTTTGCATAAAGGTTCTGTAAATGGCGAAATTCTAAATGTCAAAGACGCCACAAACAAAGAATTTATCATCTCACAAAATATGCAAAATAGCTGGGAATACTCCAAATTTAGCGTTAAATTCCCGCTAATAATAACCACGCTTCAAGATGATATTTATCTTGGCGGATACAAAATTTTCAAATCCCAAAATGCGAAATTCGCCGACTCGTGTGCGTTAAACGGGGCGTTTTCTCATATTCATCGTAAATGGAGCCAAGACGCGTTTATACGGGATTTTGACGAGCTAAATTATGATTTATTTGTCATTGCTTACGGCACAAATGATGCTATGGATAAAGATTTAGACATCGCTAAATTTAGCAAAGGTTTGCAAGAGCTAATCGACAAGCTTAGAATTTCGCAGCCAAGTGCTAGGTTTTTGTTGATTTCGCCGCCACCTAGCCCAAAAGCCGTTCGTGTGAGCGATGTGCGAAATGCCGTAATGCGCCTAGCACAAATCAATCGCACAATGTATTTTGATTTAAGAGATTTTATCGAAGCAAACGGCGGTTGGAGCGTATGGAAAGCAAGTGGCTTGGTTAAAAATGACGATATTCATTTCACAAAAGCAGGATACGAAAAAATCGGCGAAATACTGGCAAATGCATTAAAAAATAGGCTTGGAAATTAA
- the rseP gene encoding RIP metalloprotease RseP has protein sequence MKSILLVLAILGAGFYFYGLNFMLVLLAISFLIFFHELGHFLAAKKLGICVNVFSVGFGEKIYTKKIGQTEYAISAIPLGGYVSLKGQEDLNPNAKSDDSDSYTTLHPLGRIFILLAGPAFNIILAFFIYIALGYIGVERLAPKVGKIGENSAAATAGIQLNDEILFINQNKINEWDDISKFVTLEPLNLQLKRNGEIINLTLTPKIGEKKNMWLETIKTPLIGISPNGESVILKNTGLNSLKFALDETYKASKLILVGLEKLITGVVPAREMGGIVAITDITAKAVAFGPSVFLFIVALISVNLGILNLLPIPALDGGHIAFNIYELIFKKPVSERVFVALSYVGMALLFALMAFTIINDFLRLGGAYN, from the coding sequence TTGAAAAGTATTTTATTAGTTTTGGCGATTTTAGGGGCTGGATTTTATTTTTACGGCTTAAATTTTATGCTCGTGCTACTTGCGATTTCATTTTTGATTTTTTTCCACGAGCTTGGGCATTTTTTGGCAGCAAAAAAGCTAGGAATTTGCGTAAATGTTTTTAGCGTTGGCTTTGGCGAAAAAATTTACACCAAAAAAATCGGACAAACTGAGTATGCCATAAGCGCAATCCCACTTGGCGGCTATGTCAGCCTAAAAGGACAAGAAGATTTAAACCCAAACGCTAAAAGCGACGATAGCGACAGCTACACTACCCTGCACCCATTGGGACGCATTTTTATACTTTTGGCAGGTCCTGCTTTTAACATTATTTTGGCGTTTTTTATCTATATCGCACTTGGCTACATAGGCGTGGAGCGACTTGCGCCAAAAGTCGGTAAAATCGGCGAAAACTCCGCCGCTGCCACCGCAGGAATCCAGCTAAATGATGAAATTTTATTTATCAATCAAAACAAAATCAACGAGTGGGACGATATATCGAAATTTGTTACACTTGAACCGCTAAATTTACAGCTTAAACGAAACGGAGAGATTATAAATTTAACTCTCACGCCAAAAATCGGCGAGAAAAAAAATATGTGGTTGGAGACGATAAAAACGCCGTTAATCGGCATTTCGCCAAACGGCGAAAGCGTGATACTAAAAAATACGGGGCTAAATTCGCTAAAATTTGCACTTGATGAAACTTACAAAGCTTCAAAGCTGATTTTAGTAGGACTCGAAAAGCTCATCACAGGCGTCGTTCCGGCACGAGAAATGGGCGGAATCGTCGCTATAACTGACATCACGGCAAAAGCAGTCGCCTTTGGTCCGAGCGTGTTTTTATTTATCGTGGCGCTCATTTCTGTGAATTTAGGCATACTAAATTTGCTCCCAATCCCCGCACTTGACGGCGGACATATCGCATTTAACATTTACGAGCTGATTTTTAAAAAGCCCGTCTCCGAGCGCGTATTTGTCGCACTTAGCTATGTCGGCATGGCGCTTTTGTTTGCGTTAATGGCATTTACGATAATAAACGACTTTTTGCGACTTGGCGGGGCGTATAACTGA
- a CDS encoding YggS family pyridoxal phosphate-dependent enzyme translates to MNLEQIWQNIETARQKCGVWENVRLIAVSKNVDTDAVENLYSQGQIEFGENRVQEMKRKCEILSDLPLKWHFIGSLQSNKINHLLSLRPTLWQSCNSFELALAVDKRANFTLDTLLEINSADESSKSGIEISRAIDEYLKIKESCENLNLCGVMSIGAHSDDENEIAKSFETTFRIFENLRQHGAKICSMGMSDDYELAIKCGSNMVRLGRILYR, encoded by the coding sequence ATGAATTTAGAGCAAATTTGGCAAAATATAGAAACAGCTAGACAAAAGTGTGGCGTGTGGGAAAATGTCCGTCTAATCGCCGTTAGCAAAAATGTAGATACTGACGCAGTGGAAAATCTCTACTCGCAGGGGCAAATCGAATTTGGCGAAAACCGCGTCCAAGAGATGAAGCGAAAATGCGAAATTTTAAGCGACCTGCCCCTAAAATGGCACTTCATCGGCTCACTGCAAAGTAATAAAATAAATCATCTACTTTCCCTACGCCCTACTCTGTGGCAAAGTTGCAACTCTTTTGAGCTAGCCCTTGCCGTAGATAAAAGAGCAAATTTCACGCTAGATACGCTTTTGGAGATAAACTCAGCAGACGAAAGTAGCAAAAGCGGGATAGAAATTTCACGCGCGATTGATGAGTATTTAAAGATAAAAGAGAGTTGTGAAAATCTAAATTTATGTGGTGTTATGAGTATCGGCGCACACTCGGACGACGAAAACGAAATCGCTAAAAGCTTTGAAACTACCTTTCGCATTTTTGAAAATTTACGCCAACACGGCGCAAAAATCTGCTCAATGGGTATGAGCGACGACTACGAACTCGCCATAAAATGCGGGTCAAATATGGTTAGACTTGGACGGATTTTGTATAGGTAA